In Pseudomonas saudiphocaensis, one DNA window encodes the following:
- a CDS encoding universal stress protein, translating to MVQHILIAHDLSPEADLALRRAAQLARQTGARLSLLHVLDEHGDELQARSYLQTRLQEVACSELKPWIRRGRAVEEILTQATGLEADLLVLGQHHRQSPQGFAGTTLERILLGCPIPLLLAIAPVQPYSQALAAVDYSRCASRALQTTWQLLPPAARLTALNIHEVAEIHCPDAGELAMQQELFGQLIEDLGDELDDNGAVLSSILRYGERSNCLDSAIAEFKPQLLALGSHSRGEMSSALLGSLTRQYLDQPPCDILIAR from the coding sequence ATGGTTCAGCATATCCTCATCGCTCACGACCTCAGTCCTGAAGCTGACTTGGCGCTGCGTCGGGCCGCTCAGCTGGCACGCCAGACCGGTGCCCGTCTGAGCCTGCTGCATGTGCTGGACGAGCACGGCGATGAGCTGCAGGCACGCAGTTATCTGCAGACACGGCTGCAGGAAGTGGCCTGTAGCGAGCTCAAGCCCTGGATACGCCGAGGCCGCGCTGTCGAGGAAATCCTCACCCAGGCGACCGGCCTGGAAGCCGACCTGCTGGTGCTCGGCCAGCACCATCGCCAGTCGCCACAGGGTTTCGCCGGCACCACACTGGAGCGCATCCTGCTCGGTTGCCCGATTCCCCTGTTGCTTGCCATCGCACCGGTTCAGCCTTACTCGCAGGCTCTGGCTGCAGTGGACTACTCGCGCTGCGCCAGTCGCGCCCTGCAAACGACCTGGCAACTATTGCCGCCTGCGGCCAGGCTGACCGCGCTGAATATTCATGAAGTGGCCGAAATCCACTGCCCGGACGCCGGCGAGCTGGCAATGCAGCAGGAGCTGTTCGGGCAGCTGATCGAGGATCTGGGTGACGAGCTGGATGACAATGGCGCCGTACTCAGCTCGATCCTGCGCTACGGTGAGCGCAGCAACTGCCTGGACTCAGCCATTGCCGAATTCAAGCCGCAGCTGCTGGCTCTTGGCAGTCATAGTCGTGGCGAGATGAGCAGCGCCCTGCTCGGCAGCCTGACCCGGCAATACCTCGACCAGCCCCCCTGCGACATCCTGATCGCACGCTGA
- a CDS encoding ABC transporter substrate-binding protein: MKLSAIAAATLTAAIAAPASAEISDGKVKIGILNDQSGVYADFGGKWSFEAAKMAAEDFGGKVLDAPIEIVTADHQNKPDIASNIARQWYDREQVDSIMELTTSSVALAVQGLSKSKKKINLVTGAATTELTGKQCSPYGFHWAYDTHALAVGTGGALVSQGGDSWYFLTADYAFGYSLEEQTGQFVKSKGGEVKGAVRHPLATTDYSSFLLQAQSSGAKVIGLANAGLDTANSIKQAAEFGIVAGGQRLAALLFTLAEVHGLGLDAAQGLSLTESFYWDRDDQSREFAERFFERTGRMPNMIHAGTYSGVLQYLKAIEKAGTDATEPVAKAMHEMPVDDVFARNAKVGANGRLISDVYLMEVKKPEESTRAWDYYKVLATVPGAEAYIDPSKSGCDLVGQ, from the coding sequence ATGAAGCTTTCAGCAATTGCAGCGGCAACCCTGACAGCGGCGATCGCCGCCCCCGCCTCGGCCGAGATATCCGACGGCAAGGTGAAGATCGGCATCCTCAACGACCAGTCCGGCGTCTACGCCGATTTCGGCGGTAAATGGTCGTTCGAGGCGGCGAAGATGGCAGCCGAGGATTTCGGCGGCAAGGTACTGGACGCGCCCATCGAGATCGTCACCGCCGACCACCAGAACAAACCGGACATCGCCTCCAACATCGCCCGCCAATGGTACGACCGTGAACAGGTCGACTCGATCATGGAGCTGACCACCTCCTCCGTGGCGCTCGCCGTGCAGGGGCTGTCCAAGAGCAAGAAGAAGATCAACCTGGTGACCGGTGCCGCCACCACCGAGCTGACCGGAAAGCAATGCTCGCCCTATGGCTTCCACTGGGCCTACGACACCCATGCCCTGGCAGTCGGCACCGGCGGTGCGCTGGTGTCCCAGGGTGGCGACAGCTGGTACTTCCTCACCGCCGACTACGCCTTCGGCTATTCGCTGGAGGAGCAGACCGGCCAGTTCGTCAAATCCAAGGGTGGTGAGGTCAAGGGCGCGGTACGCCATCCACTGGCAACCACCGATTACTCCTCCTTCCTGTTGCAGGCGCAGTCCTCGGGTGCCAAGGTCATCGGCCTCGCCAATGCCGGGCTGGATACTGCCAACAGCATCAAGCAGGCCGCCGAATTCGGCATCGTCGCGGGTGGCCAGCGCCTGGCCGCCCTGTTGTTCACCCTTGCCGAGGTGCACGGCCTGGGCCTCGATGCCGCCCAGGGCCTGAGCCTGACCGAGAGCTTCTACTGGGATCGCGACGATCAATCGCGCGAATTTGCCGAACGCTTCTTCGAGCGTACCGGGCGCATGCCGAACATGATCCATGCCGGCACCTACTCCGGTGTGCTGCAGTACCTCAAGGCCATCGAGAAGGCGGGCACCGACGCCACCGAGCCGGTGGCCAAGGCCATGCATGAAATGCCGGTGGACGATGTCTTCGCGCGCAACGCCAAGGTGGGCGCCAACGGCCGGCTGATCAGCGACGTCTACCTGATGGAAGTGAAAAAACCCGAAGAAAGCACCCGCGCCTGGGACTACTACAAGGTGCTGGCCACGGTGCCTGGCGCCGAAGCCTATATCGATCCGAGCAAAAGCGGCTGCGACCTGGTCGGGCAATGA
- a CDS encoding response regulator translates to MSKVSVLVVDDAPFIRDLVKKGLRGHFPGIRIEEAVNGRKAQQMLDRERFDLILCDWEMPEMSGLELLDWCRAQDRLKGVPFIMVTSRGDKENVVQAIQSGVSDFIGKPFSNEQLTSKVRKALGRAGKLDALAASAPVRALSTGLANDSLAALTGGKAEVLKPAATSPAAPQEQPAAAAPLVRPRVEKATAASGRGQGQLRLAGGTLTCVIKAMSLKEALLVIRRGEKLPQVLEGAVLDLEQGEGGEVARLNGYLHAVAAFEPKPDSEWLQLTFRFVDRDPQKLDYLSRLIARGTAQRHFVPGA, encoded by the coding sequence ATGAGCAAGGTCAGTGTGCTGGTGGTGGATGATGCGCCTTTCATCCGTGATCTGGTCAAGAAAGGGCTGCGTGGGCATTTCCCCGGCATTCGCATCGAGGAGGCGGTGAACGGTCGCAAGGCCCAGCAGATGCTCGATCGTGAACGCTTCGACCTGATCCTCTGCGACTGGGAGATGCCGGAAATGTCCGGCCTTGAGCTGCTTGATTGGTGCCGTGCGCAGGATCGTCTGAAAGGCGTGCCGTTCATCATGGTCACCAGCCGTGGCGACAAGGAAAACGTGGTGCAGGCGATTCAGTCCGGGGTCTCCGATTTCATCGGCAAGCCCTTCAGCAATGAGCAGCTGACCAGCAAGGTGCGCAAGGCGCTGGGCCGGGCCGGCAAGCTCGATGCGCTGGCCGCCAGTGCGCCGGTGCGTGCGCTGTCCACCGGCCTGGCCAATGACTCGCTGGCTGCACTGACCGGCGGCAAGGCGGAAGTGCTCAAGCCGGCTGCGACCAGCCCCGCCGCGCCTCAGGAGCAACCGGCAGCGGCCGCGCCATTGGTCCGGCCCCGTGTGGAAAAAGCCACTGCCGCCAGCGGGCGTGGGCAGGGGCAGTTGCGTCTGGCGGGCGGCACGCTGACCTGCGTGATCAAGGCGATGAGCCTCAAGGAAGCGTTGCTGGTCATCCGTCGCGGAGAAAAGCTGCCCCAGGTGCTGGAAGGCGCCGTGCTCGATCTGGAGCAGGGTGAAGGCGGTGAGGTGGCACGGCTGAACGGCTATCTGCATGCGGTGGCCGCGTTCGAGCCGAAGCCCGATAGTGAATGGCTGCAGCTGACCTTCCGTTTCGTCGACCGCGACCCGCAGAAGCTCGACTACCTGTCGCGCCTGATCGCCCGGGGTACGGCCCAGCGGCATTTCGTGCCGGGCGCCTGA
- a CDS encoding hemolysin family protein — protein MDPSPALNDPSYFADIGLILFAFFLVLLNGFFVAAEFAMVKLRATKVEAIAKQHGWRGHILRKVHDQLDAYLSACQLGITLASLGLGWVGEPAFAHLLEPLLAMLGIDSPALVHAIAFFTAFFIISYLHIVIGELAPKSWAIRKPELLSLWTAVPLYLFYWLMYPAIYLLNASANAILRIAGQGEPGGNYEHHYTREELKLILHSNRSLDPTNAQIQVLASAVEMSELEVADWANSREDLLQLDHDAPLAHILDVIRFHKYSRYPVYDRDRGEYTGLLHIKDLLLALASDENLAENFHLNELLRPLERVSRHLPLSDLLEQFRQGGAHFVLVEEGDHKVVGFLTMEDVLEVLVGDIQDEHRKAERGILTYQPGKLLVRGDTPLFKVERLLDVDLDHIEADTLAGLIYETLKRVPEENEELLVDGLQIIIKKMRGPKIVLAKVLKVQPQE, from the coding sequence ATGGACCCCTCCCCTGCTTTAAACGATCCGTCCTACTTCGCCGACATCGGCCTGATTCTATTTGCCTTCTTCCTGGTCCTGCTCAACGGCTTTTTCGTGGCCGCCGAGTTCGCCATGGTCAAGCTGCGCGCGACCAAGGTCGAGGCCATTGCCAAGCAGCACGGCTGGCGCGGGCACATCCTGCGCAAGGTGCACGACCAACTGGACGCCTACCTGTCCGCCTGCCAGCTGGGTATCACCCTGGCGTCGCTGGGGCTGGGCTGGGTCGGTGAACCGGCCTTTGCTCATTTGCTCGAACCGCTGCTGGCGATGCTCGGCATCGACTCGCCGGCTCTGGTCCACGCCATCGCCTTCTTCACCGCCTTCTTCATCATTTCCTACCTGCACATCGTGATCGGCGAGCTGGCGCCCAAATCCTGGGCAATCCGCAAACCCGAATTGCTGTCGCTGTGGACGGCGGTGCCGCTGTATCTGTTCTACTGGCTGATGTACCCGGCGATCTACCTGCTCAACGCCAGCGCCAACGCCATCCTGCGCATCGCCGGCCAGGGCGAGCCCGGTGGCAATTACGAACACCACTACACACGGGAAGAGCTGAAGCTGATCCTGCACTCCAACCGCTCTCTGGACCCGACCAACGCGCAGATCCAGGTGCTCGCCTCGGCAGTGGAGATGAGTGAACTGGAAGTCGCCGACTGGGCCAACTCGCGCGAGGATCTGCTGCAGCTGGACCATGACGCTCCGCTGGCGCATATCCTCGATGTGATCCGCTTTCACAAGTACAGCCGCTACCCCGTGTATGACCGTGACCGCGGCGAATACACCGGCCTGCTGCATATCAAGGATCTGTTGCTGGCCCTGGCCAGCGACGAGAACCTGGCGGAAAACTTCCACCTCAACGAACTGCTGCGCCCGCTTGAGCGCGTTTCCCGGCACCTGCCGCTGAGCGACCTGCTGGAACAGTTCCGCCAGGGTGGCGCGCACTTCGTGCTGGTGGAGGAAGGCGATCACAAGGTGGTGGGCTTCCTGACCATGGAAGATGTGCTGGAAGTGCTGGTCGGCGACATCCAGGACGAGCACCGCAAGGCCGAGCGCGGCATCCTCACCTATCAACCAGGCAAACTGCTGGTGCGCGGCGACACCCCGCTGTTCAAGGTTGAACGTCTGCTCGATGTCGACCTTGACCATATCGAAGCCGACACCCTGGCCGGCCTGATCTACGAAACCCTCAAGCGCGTCCCCGAGGAAAACGAAGAGCTGCTGGTCGACGGCCTGCAGATCATCATCAAGAAGATGCGCGGCCCGAAAATCGTACTGGCGAAGGTGCTCAAAGTTCAGCCGCAGGAGTGA
- a CDS encoding outer membrane beta-barrel protein, translated as MRLNPLSTTAVLAMCLAGHQAFAQSATGPISNFGVIGSHNQYKLTIDGESDKERLNQGGLYYNFGNKLTGQEGFIYQIGVEGQYREKDDVEFLSARADLDLGLRAALSTNNYVDLIVGGGYDWGRIEQDDVSFGLFEEDVELTNRSPFAKAAVGYNYLTPDYTLRLEVGARYSIEAESKLKVGGESDTVDLKDKANPYGELTVLWNKGINNMPISTSLYYTQTRYELDSDSVVADNTKLKQEEVGLKVGLAF; from the coding sequence ATGCGCCTCAATCCCCTGAGCACTACTGCAGTTCTGGCCATGTGCCTGGCCGGCCACCAGGCCTTCGCCCAGAGCGCCACCGGCCCAATCTCCAACTTCGGCGTCATCGGCTCGCACAACCAGTACAAGCTGACCATCGACGGTGAAAGCGACAAGGAACGCCTCAACCAGGGCGGCCTGTATTACAACTTCGGCAACAAGCTGACCGGCCAGGAAGGCTTCATCTACCAGATCGGCGTGGAAGGCCAGTACCGGGAAAAGGACGACGTGGAGTTCCTCTCCGCGCGCGCTGACCTGGACCTGGGCCTGCGTGCAGCACTGAGCACCAACAACTATGTGGACCTGATCGTCGGTGGCGGCTATGACTGGGGCCGTATCGAACAGGACGACGTGAGCTTCGGTCTGTTCGAGGAAGATGTCGAGCTGACCAACCGCTCGCCATTCGCCAAGGCCGCGGTCGGCTACAACTACCTGACGCCGGACTACACCCTGCGCCTGGAAGTCGGCGCCCGCTACTCAATCGAAGCCGAAAGCAAATTGAAAGTCGGTGGCGAAAGCGACACCGTGGACCTCAAGGACAAGGCCAACCCTTACGGCGAATTGACCGTGCTCTGGAACAAGGGCATCAACAACATGCCGATCAGCACCAGCCTGTACTACACCCAGACCCGCTATGAACTCGACAGCGACAGCGTGGTTGCCGACAACACCAAACTCAAGCAGGAAGAAGTTGGTTTGAAAGTCGGCCTGGCCTTCTAA
- the rlmE gene encoding 23S rRNA (uridine(2552)-2'-O)-methyltransferase RlmE produces MKRSKSSRRWLDEHVNDPYVKRAQKDGLRSRSSYKLIELNEKDKLIRPGMLIMDLGSAPGGWSQVAGKLVGEKGRVIATDILPMDPLDNVDFIQGDFTEDAVFQQLLDQLDGRQPDLIVSDIAPNLSGIAVADQASSMYLVELTLDMVRKVLKPAGNYVVKVFQGEGSDAFLKDVRTSFEKVVVRKPAASRPRSNEVYLVAKGFKGQDADA; encoded by the coding sequence ATGAAACGATCCAAAAGCAGCCGCCGCTGGCTGGATGAACATGTCAACGATCCCTACGTCAAACGGGCTCAGAAGGACGGCTTGCGCTCGCGCTCCAGCTACAAGCTGATAGAGCTCAACGAGAAGGACAAGCTGATCCGCCCGGGCATGCTGATCATGGACCTTGGCTCTGCCCCCGGCGGCTGGTCGCAAGTGGCGGGGAAGCTGGTCGGCGAAAAGGGCCGGGTCATAGCCACCGACATTCTACCGATGGACCCGCTGGATAACGTCGACTTCATCCAGGGCGATTTCACCGAAGATGCCGTATTCCAGCAGCTTCTCGACCAACTCGACGGCCGTCAGCCGGATCTGATCGTTTCCGACATTGCTCCCAACCTCAGCGGCATCGCTGTCGCCGACCAGGCTTCCTCGATGTACCTGGTCGAGCTCACCCTCGACATGGTGCGCAAGGTGCTCAAGCCTGCCGGCAACTACGTGGTCAAGGTGTTCCAGGGCGAAGGCTCCGACGCCTTTCTGAAGGACGTGCGCACCTCATTCGAGAAGGTGGTGGTACGCAAGCCGGCGGCGTCACGACCGCGGTCGAATGAGGTCTACCTGGTGGCCAAAGGGTTCAAAGGTCAGGACGCAGACGCCTGA
- the phoB gene encoding phosphate regulon transcriptional regulator PhoB has translation MNGKCILIVDDEAPIREMIMVALEMAGYECLEADNAQTAHALVVDRQPDLILLDWMLPGTSGIELARRLKREEMTADMPIIMLTAKDAEDNKIQGLEVGADDYITKPFSPRELVARLKAVLRRAGANDAETPIEIGGLLLDPVSHRVTIDGVPAEMGPTEYRLLQFFMTHQERAYTRGQLLDQVWGGNVYVEERTVDVHIRRLRKALGETYEGLVQTVRGTGYRFSTKS, from the coding sequence ATGAATGGCAAATGCATACTGATCGTCGACGACGAAGCACCGATTCGCGAGATGATCATGGTGGCCCTGGAGATGGCTGGCTACGAATGCCTTGAGGCAGACAACGCGCAGACCGCCCACGCCCTGGTCGTTGACCGTCAGCCGGACCTGATCCTGCTCGACTGGATGCTGCCCGGCACCTCGGGAATCGAGCTGGCGCGTCGCCTAAAACGCGAAGAGATGACGGCCGACATGCCGATCATCATGCTTACCGCCAAGGATGCCGAGGACAACAAGATCCAGGGTCTGGAAGTCGGTGCGGACGATTACATCACCAAGCCCTTCTCCCCACGCGAGCTGGTGGCGCGCCTGAAAGCGGTGCTGCGCCGGGCCGGAGCCAACGACGCCGAGACACCCATCGAGATCGGCGGCCTGCTGCTTGATCCGGTCAGCCACCGCGTCACCATCGATGGCGTTCCGGCCGAGATGGGCCCGACCGAATATCGCCTGCTGCAGTTCTTTATGACTCACCAGGAGCGCGCCTATACGCGCGGCCAGTTGCTCGACCAGGTCTGGGGCGGCAACGTATACGTAGAAGAACGCACCGTGGACGTGCATATCCGCCGGCTGCGCAAAGCCCTGGGCGAAACCTACGAAGGCCTGGTGCAGACCGTGCGTGGCACGGGCTATCGTTTTTCCACCAAAAGCTGA
- a CDS encoding peptidoglycan DD-metalloendopeptidase family protein: MTGRLLALLGLLTLASPAWALTIYKYTDANGVVTYSDQARPGAAVFTFNDRMVEKLDNQVKLETRKHAAGETLLVRNDLYAPVDLELKFEGVQNAVGVPAKPIRWVLPPRSQIRLATLAPRDPSRPLKYTPKLRHALGDPRLLPKPYKYPLPWRGGPFRLTQGANGQYSHFTPKGRYAVDIAMPEGTPIVAARSGMVVKVENQQSGRGNNPAGNFVRILHDDGTMGVYLHLMKGSVTVREGQRVSAGSPIARSGNTGNSTGPHLHFVVQRNVGLAVESIPFEFAQPVGSLPNFAVGGE, translated from the coding sequence ATGACGGGACGTTTACTCGCGCTGCTCGGATTGCTCACGCTGGCCAGTCCGGCTTGGGCGCTGACCATTTACAAGTACACCGATGCCAATGGCGTGGTCACTTACAGCGACCAGGCGAGGCCGGGCGCCGCCGTGTTCACCTTCAATGACCGCATGGTGGAAAAGCTCGATAACCAGGTGAAGCTTGAAACCCGCAAGCATGCCGCCGGCGAAACCCTGCTGGTACGCAACGACCTTTACGCACCGGTGGATCTCGAGCTGAAGTTCGAGGGCGTGCAGAATGCGGTTGGGGTGCCGGCCAAGCCGATTCGTTGGGTACTGCCGCCGCGCAGCCAGATCCGCCTGGCTACCCTTGCCCCCCGCGATCCGTCCCGCCCGCTGAAATACACGCCGAAATTGCGCCACGCATTGGGCGATCCGCGCCTTCTGCCCAAGCCTTACAAGTACCCGCTGCCCTGGCGCGGCGGACCTTTTCGTCTGACCCAGGGTGCCAACGGTCAGTACAGCCACTTCACGCCCAAGGGCCGCTATGCGGTGGATATCGCCATGCCCGAAGGCACGCCCATCGTGGCGGCGCGTAGCGGCATGGTGGTCAAGGTGGAGAACCAGCAGAGCGGGCGCGGCAACAACCCGGCAGGCAACTTCGTGCGCATCCTGCATGACGACGGCACCATGGGTGTCTACCTGCACCTGATGAAGGGCTCGGTCACCGTGCGCGAAGGCCAGCGGGTCAGCGCCGGCAGTCCGATCGCCCGATCGGGCAACACCGGCAACAGCACCGGGCCGCATCTGCATTTCGTGGTTCAGCGCAACGTCGGCCTGGCGGTCGAATCGATTCCCTTCGAGTTCGCCCAGCCGGTTGGCAGTCTGCCGAACTTCGCCGTCGGCGGTGAATAA
- a CDS encoding NAD(P)/FAD-dependent oxidoreductase, with translation MIRITELSLPLDHSNDELRQAIVQRLGISDADLLNFTVFKRSYDARKKNSVILFIYIIDLEVRDEAGVLARLADDRNVRPAPDTNYYPVGQAPADLSERPLVIGLGPCGLFAALLLAQMGFKPIVLERGKDVRSRTRDTWALWRKKILNSESNVQFGEGGAGLFSDGKLYSQIKDPKFYARKVTQEFVRAGAPEEIIYVSKPHIGTFRLTGVVAAMREEIIALGGEVRFESKVTDLVIDNDQLEGVVLENGETLRSRHVVMALGHSARDTFRMLHGRGVFMEAKPFAVGFRIEHPQGLIDQARLGKYAGHPELGAADYKLVYHAKNGRAVYSFCMCPGGTVVAATSEPGRVVTNGMSQYSRNERNANAAIVVGINPEQDFPGGTLAGVEFQERLESRAYELGGSDYCAPGQLVGDFIRGKPSSEFGEIEPSYKPGVRLGDLAPSLPEYAIEAIREALPAFGKQIRGFDRDDAVLTGIETRTSSPVRITRDPETLQSLNLRGLYPAGEGAGYAGGILSAGVDGIKVAEAVAKSMLAEAGEPNN, from the coding sequence ATGATTCGCATCACCGAACTGTCCCTGCCCCTCGATCACTCAAACGATGAGTTGCGCCAGGCCATCGTCCAACGGCTGGGCATCAGCGATGCCGATCTGCTGAACTTCACCGTGTTCAAACGCAGCTACGACGCGCGCAAGAAGAACAGCGTCATCCTGTTCATCTACATCATCGACCTGGAAGTGCGTGACGAGGCTGGCGTGCTGGCGCGCCTGGCCGATGATCGCAATGTCCGTCCGGCGCCGGATACCAATTATTATCCGGTGGGGCAGGCGCCAGCCGATCTGAGCGAGCGGCCGCTGGTCATTGGGCTTGGCCCTTGCGGGCTGTTTGCGGCGTTGCTGCTGGCGCAGATGGGCTTCAAGCCCATCGTGCTGGAGCGCGGCAAGGACGTGCGCAGCCGCACCAGGGACACCTGGGCACTGTGGCGCAAGAAGATCCTGAACTCCGAATCCAACGTGCAGTTCGGTGAAGGCGGGGCCGGCCTGTTCTCCGACGGCAAGCTCTACAGCCAGATCAAGGACCCGAAGTTCTATGCCCGCAAGGTGACCCAGGAGTTCGTTCGGGCCGGCGCGCCGGAGGAGATCATCTACGTCAGCAAACCGCACATCGGCACCTTCCGCCTCACTGGCGTGGTGGCGGCCATGCGCGAGGAGATCATTGCCCTGGGCGGCGAGGTGCGTTTCGAAAGCAAGGTGACCGATCTTGTGATCGACAATGACCAGCTCGAAGGTGTGGTGCTGGAGAACGGCGAAACCCTGCGCAGTCGCCATGTGGTAATGGCCCTGGGTCATAGCGCCCGCGATACCTTCCGCATGCTGCACGGACGGGGCGTATTCATGGAGGCCAAGCCCTTTGCCGTGGGCTTTCGCATCGAGCACCCGCAGGGCCTGATCGACCAGGCCCGCCTGGGCAAGTACGCCGGTCACCCGGAGCTGGGCGCCGCCGACTACAAGCTGGTCTATCACGCGAAAAATGGCCGCGCTGTCTACAGCTTCTGCATGTGCCCGGGCGGCACCGTGGTCGCCGCCACTTCCGAGCCGGGGCGCGTGGTAACCAATGGCATGAGCCAGTACTCGCGCAACGAGCGTAACGCCAACGCCGCCATCGTTGTCGGCATCAACCCGGAGCAGGATTTCCCCGGCGGCACGCTGGCCGGTGTGGAATTCCAGGAGCGCCTGGAGTCCCGTGCCTATGAACTGGGCGGCAGTGACTACTGTGCGCCGGGGCAGTTGGTGGGCGACTTTATTCGTGGCAAGCCGTCGAGCGAGTTTGGCGAGATAGAACCGTCCTACAAGCCGGGTGTGCGTCTGGGCGATCTGGCGCCGTCCCTGCCGGAATATGCCATTGAGGCCATTCGCGAGGCGCTGCCGGCGTTCGGCAAGCAGATTCGCGGTTTCGACCGTGACGACGCAGTGCTGACCGGTATTGAAACCCGCACCTCTTCACCCGTGCGCATTACCCGTGATCCGGAAACGCTGCAGAGCCTTAACCTTCGTGGCCTGTACCCGGCAGGCGAGGGTGCCGGTTATGCCGGCGGCATTCTTTCGGCGGGCGTGGATGGCATCAAGGTGGCTGAGGCGGTGGCCAAGTCCATGCTGGCCGAGGCCGGCGAGCCGAATAACTGA
- the phoR gene encoding phosphate regulon sensor histidine kinase PhoR produces the protein MNQDWQGALVRRLLLLLAGCLLIGLITGEYAWALALGLGGYLAWTIRQIRRLQQWLKRDQPDDPPPDSHGIWGEIFDSLYQLQRRDIHLRGQLQSVIDRVQGSTAALKDAVIMLDSDANLEWWNPAAERLLGLKKPQDSGHAITNLVRHPSFKEYFESGRHDDPLELPSPVSDRLWLQITITRYGNSEYLMVVRDITRLHQLEQMRKDFVANVSHELRTPLTVITGYLETMLEHSEEQSPQWTRALQQMNQQADRMQHLLNDLLLLAKLEATDPPTSAKPVNVSALLESIRSDALALSADQHSISFDVDASLQLRGRESELRSAFSNLLFNAVKYSPPGGQIYLRWWRDEYGAHLAVQDSGIGIESKHLPRLTERFYRVDSSRASSTGGTGLGLAIVKHVLLRHQGRLDIQSTLGKGSVFTCSFPRSRTE, from the coding sequence GTGAACCAAGATTGGCAAGGCGCCCTGGTGCGTCGTCTGCTCCTGCTGTTGGCTGGCTGTCTGCTGATCGGCCTGATCACCGGCGAGTACGCCTGGGCACTGGCGCTGGGCCTGGGCGGCTACCTGGCCTGGACCATCCGGCAGATACGCCGTCTGCAACAGTGGCTCAAGCGCGATCAGCCGGATGATCCCCCCCCGGACAGCCATGGCATCTGGGGCGAGATCTTCGACAGCCTGTATCAGCTGCAGCGACGCGACATCCATTTGCGCGGCCAGCTGCAATCTGTGATTGACCGCGTTCAGGGCTCCACCGCGGCCCTGAAGGACGCGGTCATCATGCTCGACAGCGATGCCAACCTGGAGTGGTGGAACCCAGCCGCCGAACGCCTGCTGGGCCTGAAGAAACCTCAGGATAGCGGCCACGCGATCACCAACCTGGTGCGCCATCCCAGCTTCAAGGAATACTTCGAAAGCGGCCGCCATGACGACCCGCTGGAACTGCCTTCACCGGTCAGTGACCGTCTCTGGCTGCAGATCACCATCACCCGCTACGGCAACAGCGAGTACCTGATGGTGGTGCGCGACATCACCCGGCTCCATCAGCTGGAACAGATGCGCAAGGACTTCGTCGCCAACGTTTCCCACGAATTGCGCACCCCGCTGACGGTGATCACCGGCTATCTGGAAACCATGCTCGAGCACAGCGAGGAGCAAAGCCCGCAGTGGACCCGCGCATTGCAGCAGATGAACCAGCAGGCCGATCGCATGCAGCACCTGCTCAACGACCTGCTGCTGCTGGCCAAGCTGGAGGCCACCGATCCTCCGACAAGCGCCAAGCCGGTAAACGTGTCCGCGCTGCTGGAGTCGATCCGCAGCGACGCCCTGGCCCTCTCAGCCGACCAACACAGCATCAGTTTCGATGTGGACGCCTCGCTACAGCTGCGTGGCCGTGAATCCGAATTGCGCAGCGCCTTTTCCAACCTGCTGTTCAATGCGGTGAAATACAGCCCACCTGGCGGGCAGATTTACCTGCGCTGGTGGCGAGACGAATATGGTGCGCACCTGGCCGTGCAGGACTCGGGCATCGGCATCGAGTCCAAGCACCTACCACGCCTGACCGAACGCTTCTACCGAGTCGACTCCAGCCGCGCCAGCAGCACCGGCGGCACCGGCCTAGGCCTGGCCATCGTCAAGCATGTCCTGCTGCGGCACCAGGGCCGCCTGGACATCCAGAGCACGCTCGGCAAGGGCAGCGTCTTTACCTGCAGCTTCCCGCGCTCGCGAACCGAGTGA